A single region of the Eleginops maclovinus isolate JMC-PN-2008 ecotype Puerto Natales chromosome 4, JC_Emac_rtc_rv5, whole genome shotgun sequence genome encodes:
- the LOC134862562 gene encoding LOW QUALITY PROTEIN: echinoderm microtubule-associated protein-like 6 (The sequence of the model RefSeq protein was modified relative to this genomic sequence to represent the inferred CDS: deleted 1 base in 1 codon), whose product MSDKTAPRCQLRLEWIHGYRGHQCRNNLYYTAGKELVYFVAGVGVVFNPREHTQKFYLGHNDDIISLALHPDKVQVATGQVGKDPFICIWDTYAMQTVSILRDVHTHGVACLAFDSDGQRLVSVGLDAKNTLCVWDWRRGRVLATATGHSDRIFDVAWDPIQTSRLVSCGVKHIKFWTLCGNALTPKRGIFGKTGDLQTILCVSTAKEELTYSGALNGDVYVWKGVALVRTVQAAHGAGIFSMHACEEGFATGGRDGCIRLWDVDFKPITKIDLREAEQGYKGLSIRSVCWKADRILAGTQDSEIFEVMVRDRDKPLLLMQGHSEGELWALDLHPKQPVAVTGSDDRSVRLWSLPDHTLLARCNMEESVRSVSFNNDGSQLALGMKDGSFTVLRVRDMTEVVHIKDRKEVIHELKFSPDGSFLAVGSNDGLVDVYAVAQRYKKVGECSRSASFITHLDWSVDSRFLQTNDGAGERLFYRMPAGKLVPKEEAKGIHWMTWTGVIGSEVNGIWPKYSTVSNVNSVDANYSSAALVTGDDLGLVKLFRFPCLKKGAKFKKYIGHSAHVTNVRWSNDLQWVVSTGGADHAVFQWRFLPEGVMNGVLEPLLQEGYADSNSGESDSDLSDVPELDSDIEQEAQTSYERQVYKEDLPQLRKNLIGSLKRQKAPEEGLRLQFVHGYRGFDCRNNLFYSQAGEVVYHVAAVAVVYNRLQHSQRFYLGHDDDILSLTVHPLKDYVASAQVGRDPAIHVWDIQTLKCLSLLKGHHSRGVCALEFTADGKSLVSVGIDDFHSIVIWDWKKGERLAKARGHKEKTFVVRSNPFRMDKLVTVGMKHIKFWQHSGGGLTFKRGIFGNLGRQETMMSACYGRSEDLVFSGATNGDVYIWRDTTLIKTIKAHDGPVFAMCSLDKGFVTGGKDGIVELWDDMFERCLKTYAIKRTALSPSSKGLLLEDNPSIRAITLGHGHILLGTKNGEILEIDKSGPMTLLLQGHMEGEVWGLAAHPLLPVCATVSDDKTLRIWELSANHRMVAVRKLKKGGRCCAFSPDGKALAVGLNDGSFLVVNADTLEDMVTFHHRRELISDIRFSQDAGKYLAVASHDSFVDIYNVLTSKRVGICKGAGGYITHLDWDSRGKLLQVNTGNKEQLFFEAPRGRKQSISMAEFEKLEWAGWTSVLGPTCEGVWPTLSFVNAASLTKDRKLLSTGDDFGFLKLFSFPSRGQFAKFKKYVGHSTNVTNVRWSNDDSVLLSVGGGDTALMIWTREPAGHKESKAVDSEESDDDPEEDGGYDSDVAREKAVDYVTKIYSASIRNMIGTRPHLQHRELPVEERPPVSRAAPLPDKLLKNNVSKKKKLVEELVLEHVFGYRGFDCRNNLHYLNDGADIIFHTAAAVIIQNLSAGTQSFYLEHTDDILCLTVNQHPKYQNIIATGQIGDLADLPEAEVSGLSPSIHVWDALTKQTLSILRCCHAKGVGYVNFSATGKLLLSVGVEPEHTITVWRWQEGTKVTCKGGHAERIFVVEFRPDSDTQFVSVGIKHIKFWTLVGGSLVYKKGVIGAVEDGRMQTMLSVAFGANNLTFTGAINGDVFVWREHFLVRVVAKAHSGPVFTMYTTLRDGLIVTGGKERPTKEGGAVKLWDQEMKRCRAFQLETGQPVENVRSVCRGKGKILVGTKDGEIIEVGEKNAASNTMINGHTQGGIWGLAAHPFKDVFISASDDGTIRIWDLADKKLLNKVSLGHPAKCTSYSPNGEMVSIGMENGEFIVLLVNSLTVWGKKRDRSAAIQDIRFSPDNRFLAVGSLESAVDFYDLSLGPALNRVGYCKDIPGAVLQVDFSADSQHIQVSSSSYTRQVHQVPSGRLLSEPALCEKITWATWTSVLGEEVLGVWPRNSEKAEVNCGCVSHSGLSLATGDDFGLIKLFDFPCSDKFAKHKRYFGHSAHVTNVRFSCDDKFLISAGGSDCSLFVWRCQ is encoded by the exons tctgGCGCTGCACCCCGATAAGGTGCAGGTGGCGACGGGTCAGGTGGGCAAGGACCCGTTCATCTGTATCTGGGACACCTATGCCATGCAAACCGTCTCCATCCTGAGGGACGTCCACACACACGGGGTCGCCTGCCTCGCCTTCGACTCCGACGGACAG cggtTGGTGTCGGTGGGTCTGGACGCCAAGAACACGCTGTGTGTTTGGGACTGGAGGAGAGGACGGGTGCTGGCCACGGCCACCGGACACTCAGACAGA ATCTTTGACGTGGCCTGGGATCCGATCCAGACCAGCCGTCTGGTCAGCTGTGGAGTCAAACACATCAAG TTCTGGACGCTGTGTGGGAACGCTCTGACCCCGAAGAGAGGGATCTTTGGGAAGACGGGCGACCTGCAGACCATCCTGTGCGTCTCCACAGCTAAAGAGGAGCTGACGTACTCCGGAGCACTGAACGGAGACGTGTATGTCTGGAAAGGCGTGGCGCTGGTCCGCACCGTGCAGGCCGCTCACGGG GCTGGGATCTTCAGCATGCACGCCTGTGAGGAAGGGTTTGCCACCGGTGGACGAGACGGCTGCATCCGCCTGTGGGACGTCGACTTCAAACCCATCACCAAGATCGACCTGAGGGAGGCGGAGCAGGGGTACAAAG gtCTATCGATCCGCAGCGTCTGCTGGAAGGCCGACCGGATCCTTGCGGGGACGCAGGACAGCGAGATCTTCGAGGTGATGGTGAGAGACCGGGACAAACCGCTGCTGTTGATGCAGGGTCACAGCGAGGGAGAGCTGTGGGCACTCGACCTCCACCCAAAACAACCGGTTGCCGTCACCGGGAGCGACGACCGCTCTGTCAG GCTGTGGAGTCTCCCCGACCACACCCTGCTGGCTCGCTGTAACATGGAGGAATCGGTCCGCAGCGTGTCCTTCAACAACGACGGCTCGCAGCTCGCTCTGGGCATGAAGGACGGATCCTTTACCGTGTTGCGTGTCAG GGACATGACGGAGGTGGTGCACATCAAGGACAGGAAGGAGGTGATCCATGAGCTGAAGTTCTCCCCTGATGGTTCCTTCCTGGCTGTTGGATCCAACGACGGGCTGGTGGACGTCTACGCCGTCGCCCAGCGCTACAAGAAGGTGGGCGAGTGCAGCCGCTCCGCCTCCTTCATCACTCACCTGGACTGGTCTGTGGACAGCCGGTTCCTGCAGACCAACGACGGGGCCGGGGAGCGGCTCTTCTACAGGATGCCAG CAGGGAAGCTGGTTCCCAAAGAGGAGGCGAAGGGGATCCACTGGATGACGTGGACCGGCGTAATCGGGTCAGAAGTGAACGGGATCTGGCCCAAATACTCCACGGTCAGCAATGTGAACTCTGTGGACGCAAACTACAGCAGCGCGGCGCTGGTGACCGGGGACGACCTCGGCCTTGTCAAGCTCTTCAGGTTCCCCTGCCTGAAGAAAG GAGCTAAATTTAAGAAGTACATCGGTCACTCGGCCCATGTCACGAACGTTCGCTGGTCCAACGACCTGCAGTGGGTCGTCAGCACCGGGGGGGCCGACCACGCCGTATTCCAGTGGAGGTTCCTGCCTGAGGGTGTCATGAACGGGGTCCTTGAGCCCCTCCTGCAAG AGGGCTACGCCGACTCCAACAGTGGAGAGTCGGACTCGGACCTGTCGGACGTCCCGGAGCTCGACTCGGACATCGAGCAGGAAGCTCAGACCAGCTACGAGCGTCAG gtgtataAGGAGGACCTACCTCAGCTGAGGAAGAATCTGATTGGTTCTCTGAAGCGCCAGAAGGCTCCGGAGGAGGGGCTTCGTCTGCAGTTTGTTCACGG GTACCGGGGCTTTGACTGCAGGAACAACCTGTTCTACAGCCAGGCGGGGGAGGTGGTGTACCACGTGGCCGCCGTCGCTGTGGTCTACAACCGTCTGCAGCACAGCCAGAGGTTCTACCTGGGCCACGATGACGACATCCTCAGCCTCACCGTGCACCCCCTCAAAGACTACGTGGCCTCCGCTCAG gtcgGCAGAGACCCGGCAATCCATGTGTGGGACATCCAGACTCTGAAGTGTCTGTCGCTGCTGAAGGGTCATCACAGCAGGGGGGTGTGTGCTCTGGAgttcacag CGGACGGGAAGAGTTTAGTCTCGGTTGGAATCGATGACTTTCACTCCATCGTCATCTGGGACTGGAAGAAAGGAGAGAGACTTGCCAAGGCCAG GGGTCACAAAGAGAAGACGTTCGTGGTGAGGAGTAACCCCTTCAGGATGGACAAGCTGGTGACGGTCGGCATGAAGCATATCAAGTTCTGGCAGCACTCAG GGGGGGGCCTGACCTTTAAACGGGGGATCTTCGGGAACCTGGGGAGGCAGGAGACGATGATGTCGGCGTGTTATGGCCGCTCGGAGGACCTGGTGTTCTCCGGAGCTACCAACGGAGACGTCTACATCTGGAGAGACACCACGCTGATCAAGACAATCAAAGCCCACGACGGGCCGGTGTTCGCCATGTGCTCGCTGGACAAG GGCTTTGTGACGGGGGGGAAGGACGGCATCGTGGAGCTGTGGGACGACATGTTTGAGAGATGCCTGAAGACGTACGCCATCAAGAGGACCGCGCTGTCCCCCTCCTCTAAAG gtctgctgctggaggatAACCCCTCCATCAGAGCGATCACTCTGGGTCACGGTCACATCCTGCTGGGCACCAAGAACGGAGAAATCCTGGAGATCGATAAGAGCGGCCCCATgacgctgctgctgcag GGTCACATGGAGGGGGAGGTGTGGGGTCTGGCAGCTCAccctctacttcctgtctgcgcCACCGTCAGCGACGACAAGACTCTGAGGATCTGGGAGCTGTCGGCCAACCATCGCATGGTGGCCGTCCGCAAACTGAAGAAGG GCGGCCGCTGCTGCGCCTTCTCTCCAGACGGGAAGGCGTTGGCGGTGGGTCTGAACGACGGCAGCTTCCTGGTGGTGAACGCCGACACGCTGGAGGACATGGTGACCTTCCACCACCGCAGGGAGCTCATCTCTGACATCCGCTTCTCCCAAG acgCTGGGAAGTACCTGGCCGTGGCGTCACACGACTCCTTCGTGGACATCTACAACGTGCTGACCAGCAAGAGGGTGGGCATCTGCAAAGGAGCCGGGGGCTACATCACCCACCTCGACTGGGACTCCAGAG GTAAGCTGCTGCAGGTGAACACAGGGAACAAAGAGCAGCTGTTCTTTGAGGCACCGCGAGGACGCAAGCAGAGCATCAGCATGGCCGAG ttcGAGAAGCTGGAGTGGGCAGGCTGGACGTCGGTGCTGGGTCCGACTTGCGAGGGGGTGTGGCCCACGCTCAGCTTCGTCAACGCTGCCTCGCTCACTAAAGACCGCAAGTTGCTCTCCACCGGGGACGACTTCGGCTTCCTCAAACTGTTCAGTTTCCCCTCACGG GGCCAGTTTGCCAAGTTTAAGAAGTACGTGGGTCACAGCACCAACGTGACCAACGTTCGCTGGTCCAATGACGACTCGGTGCTGCTgtcagtg ggggggggcgaCACGGCGCTGATGATCTGGACCAGAGAGCCCGCCGGCCACAAGGAGAGCAAAGCTGTGGACAGCGAGGAGTCGGACGACGACCCGGAGGAGGACGGAG GGTACGACAGTGATGTGGCCCGGGAGAAGGCGGTGGACTACGTCACTAAGATCTACTCTGCCAGCATCAGGAACATGATCGGAACCAGACCTCACCTGCAGCACCGAGAACTCCCTGTGGAggagag GCCTCCGGTGAGTCGTGCTGCTCCGCTGCCTGATAAACTTCTGAAGAACAACgtgagcaagaagaagaagctggtGGAG GAGCTGGTGTTGGAGCACGTGTTCGGCTACCGAGGCTTCGACTGCCGCAACAACCTGCACTACCTGAACGACGGCGCAGACATCATCTTCCACACCGCCGCTGCCGTCATCATCCAGAACCTGTCCGCTG GAACGCAGAGTTTCTACCTGGAGCACACCGACGACATCTTGTGTCTGACCGTCAACCAGCACCCTAAGTACCAGAACATCATCGCCACGGGACAGATCG GTGACCTCGCTGACCTGCCAG AGGCGGAGGTGTCCG GCctttctccctccatccatGTGTGGGACGCCCTGACGAAGCAGACGCTCTCCATCCTGCGCTGCTGCCATGCTAAAGGCGTGGGCTACGTTAACTTCAGCGCCACCGGGAAGCTGCTGCTGTCCGTGGGGGTGGAGCCTGAACACACCATCACCGTGTGGAGGTGGCAGGAAG GCACCAAGGTGACCTGTAAAGGCGGCCATGCCGAGCGGATCTTCGTGGTGGAGTTCAGACCAGACTCGGACACCCAGTTTGTGTCGGTGGGAATCAAACACATCAAGTTCTGGACTCTGGTGGGCGGCTCGCTGGTTTACAAGAAGGGAGTGATCGGCGCGGTGGAGGATGGCCGCATGCAGACCATGCTGTCCGTGGCCTTCGGTGCT AACAACCTGACCTTCACCGGCGCTATCAACGGAGACGTGTTCGTGTGGCGGGAGCACTTCCTGGTGCGGGTGGTGGCGAAGGCGCACAGCGGCCCGGTGTTCACCATGTACACAACGCTGAGGGACGGCCTCATCGTCACCGGAGGGAAGGAGCGCCC GACGAAGGAAGGCGGTGCGGTGAAGCTGTGGGATCAGGAGATGAAGCGCTGCAGAGCCTTCCAGCTGGAGACCGGGCAGCCGGTGGAGAACGTGAGGTCCGTCTGCAGGGGGAAG GGTAAGATCCTGGTGGGCACGAAGGACGGGGAGATCATCGAGGTGGGGGAGAAGAACGCCGCCTCCAACACCATGATCAACGGACACACTCAGGGGGGGATCTGGGGGCTCGCCGCTCACCCCTTCAAAGACGTCTTCATCTCCGCCAGTGACGACGGAACCATCCGGATCTGGGACCTGGCTGACAAG aAACTGCTGAACAAGGTGAGTCTGGGTCACCCCGCTAAGTGTACGTCCTACAGTCCCAACGGGGAGATGGTTTCCATCGGCATGGAGAACGGAGAGTTCATCGTGCTGCTCGTCAACTCGCTCACCGTGTGGGGCAAGAAGAGGGACCGCAGTGCGGCCATCCAGGACATCCG GTTCAGTCCTGATAACCGGTTCCTGGCGGTGGGCTCGCTGGAGAGCGCGGTGGATTTCTACGACCTGTCTCTGGGTCCGGCTCTGAACAGGGTGGGGTACTGTAAGGACATCCCAGGCGCCGTCCTGCAGGTGGACTTCTCCGCCGACAGCCAACACATCCAG GtgtccagcagcagctacaCCCGGCAGGTCCACCAGGTCCCCTCAGGGAGGCTGCTGTCAGAGCCGGCGCTGTGTGAGAAGATCACCTGGGCCACCTGGACCAGCGTCCTGGGGGAGGAGGTCCTGGGGGTGTGGCCCAGGAACTCTGAGAAGGCGGAGGTGAACTGTGGCTGCGTGTCTCACTCCGGACTCAGCCTCGCCACCGGGGACGACTTCGGACTCATCAAGCTGTTTGACTTCCCCTGCAGCGACAAATTC GCCAAACACAAGAGGTACTTTGGACACTCGGCTCACGTCACTAATGTCCGCTTCTCCTGTGACGATAAGTTCCTGATCAGCGCCGGAGGCAGCGACTgcag TCTGTTTGTGTGGAGGTGTCAGTGA
- the mtif2 gene encoding translation initiation factor IF-2, mitochondrial gives MMSSVMRAARRLHGDHALLGRLLSPARSPAPLLTCQPDRNFASKQGPKREPKVQKVKQDKQEVEIRQRMTVTALADAMNKDFDHVMEALLNTAVDLDSLEPDSVLEERWIKEVVTRSGMKFKWEKLSESRERPNREAHRKPVDPSRLVPRPPVVTIMGHVDHGKTTLLDSLRKSQVVLSEAGGITQHIGAFLVQLPTGERITFLDTPGHAAFSSMRGRGADATDIIVLVVAADDGVMNQTVESIQHARRAGVPMIVAVNKCDRLQADPQRVKQELLAHDVVCEEFGGDVQAIHVSALKGDNLLELAEATVALAEVLELKADPGGAVEGLIIESRTERGRGPMTTALVQRGTLRRGSILVAGRSWAKVRFLFDENGRALEGAGPSVAVEVAGWKDLPAAGETMLEVESEQRAKEVVEWRLQQQEQQQLLEEQEVIQLKQQQHRDQHRDQRGGLEHLSWRQRKKVLYRDHKDQFCSRPSEKTSKGGAGLPLIIKGDVDGSVEALLSILSSYDAQQQCPLDVVHYGVGDVSEYDVNMANTFSGSIYGFNVTAGKAVVQLAAKLDVPLRLHSIIYKLIDELKDELSSKLPPLKAENIVGEATVLAMFDVSVGKRKLPVAGCRVQKGQLDRRMKFRLIRGRDAVWEGSLLTLKHHKDEVQTVKLGMECGLSADGEVEFTAGDVVVCFEELDAPQVTSWDPGF, from the exons atgatgtcatcagtgaTGCGTGCGGCGCGGCGTCTCCACGGCGACCACGCTCTGCTCGGCCGCTTGTTGTCTCCGGCCCgaagccccgcccccctcctCACCTGTCAGCCGGACAGGAATTTCGCCTCCAAACAG GGTCCAAAGCGAGAGCCGAAGGTCCAGAAGGTGAAGcaggacaaacaggaagtggagatcCGACAGAGGATGACGGTGACGGCACTCGCTGACGCCATGAACAAAGACTTtg ACCACGTTATGGAGGCGCTGCTCAACACGGCCGTGGATCTGGACTCTCTGGAGCCGGACTCTGTTCTGGAGGAGCGCTGGATCAAAGAGGTGGTGACCCGGTCCGGGATGAAGTTCAAATGGGAGAAACTGAGCGAGAGCCGGGAGAGACCCAACAGGGAGGCACACAGGAA gcCCGTCGACCCCTCCCGCCTGGTGCCCCGTCCCCCCGTGGTGACCATCATGGGGCACGTGGACCACGGGAAGACCACCCTGCTGGACTCCCTGAGGAAGAGTCAGGTGGTGCTGAGTGAGGCAGGGGGGATTACGCAACACATCGGAGCCTTCCtgg TGCAGCTCCCAACAGGAGAGAGGATCACATTCCTGGACACCCCGGGTCACGCCGCCTTCTCCTCCATGAGGGGCCGCGGCGCCGACGCCACCGACATCATCGTCCTGGTGGTCGCCGCTGACGACGGCGTGATGAACCAGACGGTGGAGTCCATCCAGCACGCCAGGAGGGCGGGAG TGCCGATGATCGTGGCGGTGAATAAGTGTGATAGGCTTCAGGCGGACCCTCAGAGGGTGAAGCAGGAGCTCCTTGCTCACGATGTGGTCTGTGAGGAGTTCGGAGGAGACGTCCAGGCCATCCACGTGTCCGCGCTGAAG GGCGATAACCTGCTGGAGCTGGCCGAGGCCACGGTGGCACTGGCTGAGGTCCTGGAGCTGAAGGCCGACCCGGGCGGCGCCGTGGAGGGACTGATCATCGAGAGCCGCACAGAGAGAGGCCGAGG CCCGATGACGACGGCGCTGGTCCAGAGAGGAACACTGAGGCGAGGCAGCATCCTGGTAGCGGGGAGGAGCTGGGCCAAGGTCCGCTTCCTGTTTGATGAGAACGGCCGGGCGCTGGAGGGGGCGGGACCCAGCGTTGCCGTGGAGGTTGCCGGGTGGAAGGACCTGCCGGCCGCCGGAGAGACCATGCTGGAGGTGGAGTCAGAG CAGCGAGCAAAGGAGGTGGTGGAGTGgcggctgcagcagcaggagcagcagcagctgctggaggagcaggaagtgatccagctgaagcagcagcagcaccgggACCAGCACCGGGACCAGCGGGGGGGGCTGGAGCACCTCAGCtggaggcagaggaagaaggTCCTGTACCGGGACCACAAGGACCAGTTCTGCTCCAGGCCCAGTGAGAAGACCTCCAAAGGTGGGGCGGGGCTGCCGCTCATCAtcaaag GTGATGTGGACGGCTCGGTGGAGGCCCTCCTGAGCATCCTGTCCTCGTATGACGCTCAGCAGCAGTGTCCTCTGGACGTCGTGCACTACGGCGTCGGAGACGTTTCAGAGTACGACGTCAACATGGCCAACACCTTCTCAG gtTCCATCTACGGCTTCAACGTGACGGCCGGTAAGGCCGTCGTCCAGCTGGCGGCGAAGCTGGACGTCCCGCTGCGGCTGCACAGCATCATCTACAAGCTGATCGACGAGTTGAAGGACGAGCTGAGCAGCAAGCTGCCGCCTCTGAAGGCGGAGAACATCGTGG GTGAGGCGACGGTTCTCGCCATGTTCGACGTCTCGGTGGGGAAGAGGAAGCTTCCTGTTGCGGGCTGCCGGGTTCAGAAAGGTCAGCTGGACCGGAGGATGAAGTTCAGACTGATCAGAGGACGAGACGCAGTCTGGGAGG